In one window of bacterium DNA:
- the rsmD gene encoding 16S rRNA (guanine(966)-N(2))-methyltransferase RsmD, translating into MRIISGSAKGHKILCPKGKGTRPTGDRVREAVFSILGERVVGARVLDLYSGTGAMGLEALSRGADEAVFVERDPRALKYLTANIESCGLKIRSRVVARAVLPFLKTADLGSGFDIVFADPPYSGSEGSLTLSALSKRAKSLQRSLVVLEHSPGNAPGTAPDDMEPVDTRRYGNVCLAFYTFRDPEAC; encoded by the coding sequence ATGCGCATCATCTCCGGCAGCGCGAAGGGACACAAGATCCTGTGTCCGAAAGGGAAAGGGACGCGGCCAACCGGCGATCGTGTCCGTGAAGCGGTCTTTTCGATCCTGGGCGAGAGGGTTGTCGGCGCCCGGGTCCTTGATCTGTACAGTGGGACGGGCGCCATGGGCCTCGAGGCGCTCAGCAGGGGTGCGGATGAGGCCGTGTTCGTGGAAAGGGATCCCCGGGCGCTCAAGTACCTGACCGCCAACATCGAGTCCTGCGGCCTCAAGATCAGGTCCAGGGTGGTCGCGAGGGCTGTCCTGCCGTTCCTGAAGACGGCCGATCTCGGCAGCGGTTTCGACATTGTTTTCGCCGATCCGCCCTACAGCGGCAGCGAGGGGAGTTTGACCTTGTCGGCCTTATCCAAACGTGCTAAATCCCTCCAAAGAAGCCTCGTGGTGCTGGAGCACTCTCCGGGTAACGCTCCCGGGACAGCACCTGACGACATGGAACCTGTGGACACGAGAAGATACGGGAACGTTTGTTTGGCTTTTTACACCTTCCGCGATCCGGAAGCCTGTTGA